A window from Synechococcus sp. RSCCF101 encodes these proteins:
- a CDS encoding HlyD family type I secretion periplasmic adaptor subunit — translation MTTHSAHDSSATPRSSNGSNDRSTTSWRLTKSESEGFSQPDELIAADQLGRTTGETKARRWLLTTTYGLGGALVLSWLIPIQNYVIASGEIEPLAELQDVAHLNGGIVKRIRAPEGTSVRQGDPILELDEVATSGQRQQTQTRITNLLLEQRELRNAIGEEAPFAETTPSVPSASVAKAFRDLTDARAEFLQQQQEVQRQRVQTLEDQRDEYLDEIALLKEQLSGYSMLEAEGAISHNDFLEAQRRIASTETQLAELNGHLAEQKLSLLELGRKQILDDYSRLVQVASEKAELDSVLGRNLSDEDRLTVRSPVDGIVNRLPVRTIGGVIAPGSVVAQVVPTGSEMIALTRVRPADVGNVQVGQTASLKVEAYDYTRYGTVDGRVKRVSPSTFTDESTGQPYFQVVIELDRTSSQLADTSYPLTAGMTVTADILTDRTNLFLFLLAPLRRSVDDAFAQGG, via the coding sequence ATGACCACTCACTCCGCTCACGATTCCTCCGCGACGCCCCGTTCGTCCAACGGTTCCAATGACCGCTCCACCACATCGTGGCGCCTCACGAAGAGTGAGTCGGAGGGATTCAGTCAACCGGATGAGTTGATCGCTGCCGATCAGCTCGGCCGCACAACAGGTGAAACGAAAGCCAGGCGCTGGTTGCTGACCACCACCTACGGCCTGGGCGGGGCTCTGGTGTTGTCGTGGCTGATTCCGATTCAGAACTATGTGATCGCCTCCGGGGAGATCGAGCCTCTGGCTGAGCTCCAGGATGTGGCCCATCTCAATGGCGGCATCGTCAAGCGAATCCGCGCTCCGGAAGGCACCTCGGTGCGCCAGGGCGATCCGATCCTGGAACTCGATGAGGTGGCCACCAGCGGTCAGCGGCAGCAGACGCAGACGCGCATCACCAATCTCCTGCTCGAACAGCGCGAGCTCAGGAATGCGATCGGTGAGGAGGCCCCCTTTGCGGAGACCACCCCCAGCGTGCCATCGGCCTCTGTGGCGAAGGCCTTTCGTGATCTGACCGACGCGCGGGCGGAGTTTCTGCAGCAGCAGCAGGAGGTGCAACGCCAGCGGGTTCAAACCCTCGAGGACCAGCGTGATGAATACCTCGACGAGATCGCTCTGCTGAAGGAGCAGCTGAGCGGCTATTCGATGCTGGAGGCGGAGGGGGCCATCTCCCACAACGACTTCCTTGAGGCGCAGCGGCGCATCGCCAGCACGGAGACTCAGCTGGCTGAACTGAACGGCCACCTGGCCGAGCAGAAGCTGTCCCTTCTTGAGCTGGGCCGCAAGCAGATCCTGGATGATTACAGCCGCCTGGTTCAGGTGGCCAGTGAAAAGGCTGAACTCGATAGTGTTCTCGGCCGCAACCTCTCCGATGAGGATCGGCTCACGGTTCGCTCACCTGTGGATGGCATTGTCAACCGTCTGCCGGTCCGAACCATCGGCGGGGTCATCGCCCCCGGGTCGGTTGTGGCCCAGGTGGTTCCGACGGGCAGTGAGATGATCGCCCTGACCCGCGTGCGACCGGCGGACGTGGGCAATGTGCAGGTCGGTCAGACCGCCTCCCTCAAGGTGGAGGCCTACGACTACACCCGCTATGGCACCGTCGATGGACGTGTGAAGCGCGTGTCTCCTTCCACCTTCACGGATGAGAGCACCGGTCAGCCCTACTTTCAGGTGGTGATTGAACTCGACCGGACCTCATCGCAGCTTGCGGACACCTCCTATCCGCTCACAGCCGGCATGACTGTGACCGCTGACATCCTGACCGACCGAACCAATCTGTTCCTCTTCCTGTTGGCACCGCTGCGCCGCAGCGTCGACGACGCCTTCGCTCAGGGTGGTTAG
- a CDS encoding ABC transporter transmembrane domain-containing protein, producing the protein MSTIAINLLALAVPLYINTIYVAVIPRRSTEALIVLSALLLLAFGASLFFLFLKSRVLSWYTASREHQQRVDLLKGWLGSAYVHLNDTSRGLRFRQLNSGSVLARTFEQKWIVERIDLPFAGLYLIVLLLIGHWLVLIPLAVALPASFCSWTLARQLARLERDKVLAEVHCQDVMASSLVGAGPLKDLNLEAFTCRQIESNELAESRRRRLAYASTQAALQSSSSIVSQWTQIIIVTVGGLFVINGRLTVGALAACTLLSGQVTGPVVRWIGSLAYANSARIAADLSDAVLGLPEDPAIVHDERPDVPASGELSARNLSFKLLDQDQSLSVSDLAVPVGARMLIRGGHPGHNRLLFLTLIGLHPIQSGSLTYASRPTSAYDGPTLRQRMPLLAPEYRLPGGTILEWITTGRVERLGKPAVQLCDDLGLSSAIGLLPSGYDTVVGPQQTVHLPRLLLFQLRVVSALLNGAAILLADFSEVYMSSEAINWLLALPPPCSIVIAHRNPRLPVPPMVSQVHDWQEGRLMAARSAIAQ; encoded by the coding sequence TTGTCCACGATTGCGATCAATCTTCTGGCGCTCGCGGTGCCCCTGTACATCAACACCATTTATGTCGCCGTCATCCCGCGCCGTTCCACCGAGGCCCTCATCGTTCTCTCCGCCCTGCTGCTGCTCGCGTTCGGCGCCAGCCTGTTCTTTCTCTTTCTGAAGTCAAGAGTTCTGTCGTGGTACACGGCATCGCGCGAGCACCAGCAGCGCGTGGATCTGCTCAAGGGTTGGCTGGGATCGGCCTACGTACACCTCAATGACACCAGCAGGGGGCTGCGCTTCCGCCAGCTGAATTCCGGATCCGTTCTGGCTCGCACCTTTGAGCAAAAGTGGATTGTCGAACGCATTGACCTCCCCTTCGCGGGTCTCTACCTGATCGTTCTCCTGCTCATCGGCCACTGGCTGGTGCTCATTCCCCTGGCTGTGGCTCTTCCTGCCTCGTTTTGCTCCTGGACCCTGGCCAGGCAACTGGCCCGTCTCGAGCGCGACAAGGTGCTGGCGGAGGTTCACTGCCAGGACGTGATGGCCTCCTCTCTGGTCGGGGCCGGACCCCTCAAAGATCTCAACCTCGAGGCCTTCACCTGCCGGCAGATCGAGTCGAACGAGCTGGCCGAATCCAGGCGCAGGCGCCTGGCTTACGCCTCCACCCAGGCGGCGCTGCAATCCAGTTCGTCGATCGTGTCGCAGTGGACCCAGATCATCATCGTGACGGTGGGCGGCCTGTTCGTGATCAACGGCCGCCTCACGGTGGGTGCGCTGGCGGCCTGCACCCTTCTGTCGGGGCAGGTCACAGGACCGGTGGTGCGTTGGATCGGATCGCTGGCCTACGCCAACTCCGCCCGCATCGCGGCCGATCTCAGCGATGCCGTGCTCGGTTTGCCTGAGGATCCGGCGATCGTGCATGACGAGCGTCCTGACGTGCCGGCTTCCGGTGAGCTATCCGCCCGCAATCTGAGCTTCAAGCTGCTGGATCAGGACCAAAGCCTCAGTGTTTCCGATCTCGCCGTCCCGGTGGGCGCGCGCATGTTGATCCGTGGCGGCCATCCCGGACACAACCGCCTTCTCTTCCTCACCCTGATCGGCCTCCATCCGATCCAGTCCGGTTCCCTCACCTATGCCTCACGGCCCACCTCGGCCTACGACGGGCCCACGCTCCGCCAGAGAATGCCGCTCCTGGCGCCGGAGTATCGCCTGCCGGGCGGCACCATCCTGGAGTGGATCACCACCGGCCGAGTCGAGCGCCTCGGCAAACCCGCGGTTCAGCTCTGCGATGACCTGGGCCTCAGTTCAGCCATCGGCCTGCTGCCGTCCGGTTACGACACGGTGGTGGGTCCTCAGCAAACCGTTCATCTTCCCCGTCTGCTGCTGTTCCAGTTGCGGGTGGTTTCTGCCCTCCTGAATGGCGCCGCCATCCTGCTGGCGGATTTCAGTGAGGTGTACATGAGCAGTGAGGCGATCAACTGGCTTCTGGCCCTGCCGCCGCCGTGTTCGATCGTCATCGCCCATCGCAACCCCCGCCTTCCGGTGCCGCCAATGGTGAGTCAGGTTCATGACTGGCAAGAGGGCCGCCTCATGGCCGCCCGCAGCGCGATCGCCCAGTGA
- a CDS encoding ATP-binding cassette domain-containing protein: MPNGANGTGPSQPDAAAAHAGAEASPVSAVLGRFPDRNSRILSRLLSELGWQGEAIQLRNALNGSDSARSLADILATLDTLGYDAQPHPMADSVGTVTGTAPSIRQSVRLFVAQDGQLFLPTDASPLDSDLTTPQGTALTTVLAFRKRPSAARTRSKNWLLKQVVLDRHLFTRLLLASLGINLLALVLPFYIRAVYNIEIAGDSARNLLALFPIPLLATWLQVWIERRRRISLDQASARLQFKASSGVLEKLLRSRLGTVNRVSALSLNRRLQTYDQLSTYIYGPLALSLLDLPYVPIYLLAIASMSIPLMFITVAAIAICFGGILAFAGITQTLFSVSQQASHANYETLLMDAIEQYPTIKKTGQERIWFNRLKLASAQSLADGLPNRRLQARLGALTVQFSQIAGALVLAVGAAVSISSAEPVASTVIPLGSLIAAMFFVWRIFRPIQSLYQAISQWSRMRPVALQLNQFMEAPAEESTPLTTQWVLPMPRQSLEFRSVSLRLNALQGYQLSNLSFKVQRGEILALTGKEDSGRHNLLDLLCGHVDPSSGEILLDSISHRQYPLTQLREAVGLVTRDHHLIPGTVRSNFLVSNPNLSDQAILDLAARLRIPGLTSAADLDQAVDPTRPASFSFATAAGISLARCLLSEPTIAILDHPFNSYTADQVQAALRYLQESKQCRITLISSELPEVLELADTILVMDRGTARFVGTPAELLSARQSTPVTR, from the coding sequence ATGCCCAACGGAGCCAACGGAACCGGGCCATCGCAGCCCGATGCAGCGGCTGCACATGCCGGGGCCGAAGCCTCACCGGTGAGCGCTGTGCTCGGCAGGTTCCCCGACCGCAACAGCCGCATCCTCTCCCGTCTCCTCAGCGAGCTGGGTTGGCAGGGCGAGGCGATTCAGTTGCGCAACGCTCTGAACGGCAGCGACAGCGCACGCTCCCTGGCCGACATCCTCGCCACGCTGGACACACTCGGCTACGACGCCCAGCCGCATCCGATGGCGGACAGCGTTGGCACGGTCACGGGCACGGCACCGTCCATCCGCCAGTCGGTGCGCCTGTTCGTGGCGCAAGACGGGCAGCTTTTTCTGCCGACTGACGCCAGCCCACTGGATTCCGACCTGACCACCCCTCAGGGAACGGCACTGACGACGGTGCTGGCGTTCCGAAAGCGTCCCTCCGCTGCGCGAACCCGCTCGAAGAACTGGTTGCTGAAGCAGGTGGTGCTTGATCGCCACCTGTTCACCAGGCTCCTGCTGGCCTCGCTGGGCATCAACCTGCTTGCGCTGGTTCTTCCCTTCTACATTCGAGCCGTCTACAACATCGAGATTGCCGGCGACAGTGCCCGCAATCTCCTGGCCCTGTTTCCGATCCCTCTGCTGGCCACCTGGCTGCAGGTCTGGATCGAACGTCGCCGGCGGATCAGCCTGGATCAGGCCTCAGCCCGGCTTCAGTTCAAAGCCTCCAGTGGTGTGCTCGAGAAGCTGTTGCGGTCGCGCCTGGGCACAGTCAACCGCGTGTCTGCCCTCAGCCTGAACCGGCGCCTGCAGACCTACGACCAGCTCTCCACCTACATCTACGGCCCCCTGGCCCTGTCACTGCTGGATCTGCCCTACGTGCCGATCTACCTGCTGGCGATTGCCAGCATGAGCATCCCGCTGATGTTCATCACCGTTGCGGCGATCGCCATCTGTTTCGGTGGCATCCTCGCCTTCGCCGGCATCACCCAGACCCTGTTCTCGGTGTCCCAGCAGGCCTCGCATGCCAATTACGAAACGCTGCTGATGGATGCGATTGAGCAGTATCCCACCATCAAGAAGACCGGTCAGGAACGCATCTGGTTCAATCGCCTCAAGCTGGCCTCAGCCCAGTCCCTCGCCGATGGTCTGCCCAACCGGCGCCTCCAGGCCCGGCTCGGGGCGCTCACGGTTCAGTTTTCCCAGATCGCCGGCGCCCTGGTGCTGGCCGTGGGGGCCGCGGTGTCGATCTCCTCGGCCGAACCCGTGGCGAGCACGGTGATTCCGCTGGGCAGCCTGATCGCGGCCATGTTCTTTGTCTGGCGCATCTTCCGTCCGATTCAGAGCCTGTATCAGGCCATCAGTCAGTGGTCTCGCATGCGGCCGGTGGCCCTGCAGCTCAACCAGTTCATGGAGGCCCCGGCAGAAGAGAGCACGCCACTCACCACGCAATGGGTGTTGCCGATGCCGCGCCAGTCGCTGGAGTTCCGCTCGGTGAGCCTCCGCCTCAATGCCCTGCAGGGTTATCAGCTGAGCAACCTGAGCTTCAAGGTGCAGCGCGGTGAGATTCTCGCCCTCACCGGCAAGGAGGACAGCGGCCGCCACAACCTGCTTGACCTGCTCTGCGGCCATGTGGATCCCAGCTCCGGTGAGATCCTGCTCGACAGCATCAGCCACCGCCAATATCCGTTGACCCAGCTGCGTGAGGCGGTTGGCCTGGTCACCCGCGATCACCACCTCATCCCGGGCACGGTGCGCTCCAACTTCCTGGTGAGCAATCCGAACCTCTCCGATCAGGCCATCCTCGATCTGGCGGCCCGCCTGCGCATTCCGGGTCTCACCTCTGCGGCCGACCTCGATCAGGCGGTGGATCCCACCCGTCCGGCCAGCTTCTCCTTCGCAACCGCAGCCGGCATTTCCCTGGCTCGCTGCCTCCTGAGTGAGCCAACCATCGCCATCCTCGATCACCCCTTCAACTCCTACACCGCGGATCAGGTGCAGGCTGCGCTGCGCTATCTGCAGGAGAGCAAGCAGTGCCGCATCACCCTGATCTCCAGCGAACTGCCGGAGGTGCTGGAACTGGCTGACACCATTCTGGTGATGGATCGCGGGACGGCACGCTTTGTCGGCACGCCGGCCGAGCTTCTTTCCGCTCGTCAGTCCACGCCGGTGACGCGCTGA